tcaaccttcccctcGTGGTTAGAGGCTTTCTCTCTAaattaaccctcatctaacccaagggtctcatcaagcactcagggatttgaccctagttatcctattaacccttgcacaagagtttaccccttgggtaaaagctttatccaatggataactctaacctaaccttaacccttacttcctaaggtaaccttcatgtcttctcaggcatttaatgcttcttacatctcctcaagccctctcaaggtgacatttgtcaatttgagattggattgaatccctcacatggattgagtaactttcaatcctagcctttgttgagattattcaatcttaaccatccattgccctatttttcctataaatagagctcgcattcttcattctccatataTCGTCttttgtgcatctaaattatagtcacaTTGCAGGTTAAGAAGCTCTCTTTatcaagcatccatatcataagcctttttagtttcatttagcttaGATGCATATCttttcttagttaattaattcatctggtatcatcttagatttcaatttggaactcatctaaatcttaatcatctagttttatatttcatcttcattaTCTCATATTAGCatttcactaagatcttagttgcatttccatttagatcttagaatcatcacATACCCCTCGTTCTTTTGGTAGTCATCCtatagatcaagtgctcttccaagttgagagTTGCCTtaatttgaaggatccttggagatagagaacaatgacacACTTTTAAGATCTTTATTTCATTTGTTTGTTCTAATGATTTTTGGTCTCTAACAtaatgtcccattggtgtgtttgtgttgtttgcctCTCTCATGCAGGTACCACAATCTGAGCATACACATAACTTAATAATCAACTAAAGAACTGCCTTTAATACCGTCCACAACAAAGTGATGGACCAACCACATAAATGTGACAAACAACCACCTTTAGTTGCAATATCATCTAGTTTGACAACTTTTCTATACTTAGTACTTCTTCCAATGAAATCTAGCGATTGCATTCTTGAGCAACCAAGACGAAGCCTTTCTACTCTTCAGAATCAAAATTTGCTCGTCTGATTGCTCTCATAATTCAGCTCTCAATTTCATCGAAGTGAGAAGCTACGAAAGCATCCAGAAGCCTCTGGTTGCACAGGAGCGCTGCGGAGACTCGACCTCGAGACTACCGACAATGCTCTATTcagctgaaaagaaaaggatcACAATTCAAAGGAGTTGTAAATGGCGCAGTCACAGTCCCATATTTTGCCTTTGGACTTTGATCTGGAATTGTGCAAGTTATACCAGGCTCGCGTTGCGGCTTTCTCCTTCACCAAATCATcaaattttccttcttcttttgccattttttttttgtCTACAAATTACTTTGATTGAACTCCCTCAAAAGCACATGATCTACCTTCAAGtggttaggctctatagaaggaacccgTTTTGATACCATGTTTATTTTATGGTAGTTCTCATTAACCACATTGAAACAtaagatctgttgccttcccaaccatagacgataagctcttatcgtcacctctgagcacactacatgtccttcatgttattgaaaTCATTTcaattgatgcaatcatgaccttgcatatatatgaatcaacacCTCCTAATAAACCTCAAGTCAGCCATATACTTTTGGCACCTATATATTACaggttacatatgagtctcccttagttgcaagttacatttaacctAATCAaaagttacacacaagtggttcgcccaaatagggctTGCCCCAAATTAGgctcatacaactgagatatccaaatgccaaggccgataggccacttggcattttgtgcactaggttggCCCCTAGAAGGGAttcgacctagctacacaacaacaataAGAAAGCTTCAAATATAACCTGGTGACAACAATTGATTATGTATGTAGATTTAGGCTAGTTATgtgagagaaaattgaaaattagttgCTTCAGAAAGAGAGAAACATATCATAGAGATCAAACAAGATATGACAAGGATCACAAGAGAAATGCAAACAAGTAGGaatgaaaaatattttattgatttgaaaAGTTGAATCTATTGTAAGGGTTTGAGCTATTAGAAATAGAAAATGGTGTTCAAGAGGAAAATAAACTAGGATAGGATCAAATGGAGAAGGCATCTTCAAGGGATTTGTGGTAGAAGAAAGATGAATATGCTCCCACACATGCTAGCTTTAAACTTGCAATATTCTAGTCCTTCACTCTTCAATGATGTTTCCTTCATTTCATTATGTGTTGTGAGAATAAGATACtatgatttttatttttgtattgaaATGGCATTATTAGTGTTTAGATGAATGATTAGAGACCGAACAAGAATTAGGACATAAAAGAGAGGACACTTTATAAGGTAAGACTCGTGCAAGGTTCTTTTGTGATTATTTaagatatttatattaatttaactttaaaattattttattcatttaagaattattttataattaaattattatttttatatatgttggctatcttccatagtTGGCTTCTAGTGTGGAGGTGGTTTCTAAATAAGTGAATTTCTAAGTTGTGATTCTCATTCTTTCATAGGTAGTTTCTAGTGTGGTTTCTCAAAAAGACCTAGTATTAGTCCATTGTTGTGCTCACAAGAGCTTGTATTAATCTCATGTTGATATTCCTataagtatatgtatgtatgcatgcatgcatgtatctatatattcattatgttttattttttatagaaACTATGATGTAATGTGCCATATGTTTTTTTCAAAATGATCCTTTGTATAACTATGTTAAAGATGTGAGACTCTCACAACTTTGGATTTCCTAATAAAAaagatatatattattataaaaaatcaaatattattgaaaatttaaaaaaaaatcaaaaagttaattaattaatatcgaAATTCTCATTTTAAAAAGAAATTAGGCTGGACTCTTGAAAACCAAAATAGAGTACCTAGGAAACTCCAAATCTTTATGTTACAATGTTCCAAAGAATGACAACACTGACACCTatcctaaaatagaaaataaagctgGCAGATACAAAATCTGAGAGTTGAGATGAATGCTCGTGATTTCTCACATTCCATCACCCACCGACAAATCCAATAGAAATAATTGCTGGGCTGTTAGCCGCCATTAGAATTTAAGAGCTTCCCTCTGATTTCACTGTCCAATAATCCTTAACAGCAATCAAGATTTTCTCTTGATTGAAGGGACCAGTCTCGTGATCCATTATCTGACTTTGCCATCTCATGCCATCTGTTAAGGTTTTTACTTTCACCAGAACATCCACCGCATCTCTAAAGATCACAGTTCCTTCCGGCCGCAAGATCCGATCCATTTCAAGTAAAATGTCAGTTATGTCACACCTGCGCCACAAGAATAAAACTCATTGATTTATCATGAAGTTTAATTATTACAGTAACAGATTTCTATTTAAAAAGATACGCTTTGATTGGTCCTAAATCCAATTTCACCTTGAAGATCTCAAAAATTTATTGACATCATAATTTATAATCTTTTGAAGGCAAACAAGAATTTTTTAACAATTAGCGAATCTGTtgtttgaaagtaaatgtaaagatGGTAGCCAATGGACTAAAAGTAATCCACAGAATCTCTCATCTTCAAGCAATGTTGATTCTGACCCAGTAAATATATATCTTAACATACCCATGTAGAGAAACTTCTTTAGAAAGGaatgaacttttgatttttttactTATAGTAATAAATGAACATTGAAATGGACCATTACCTGTCTTGGTACATGCTGAAGACACCACTGCTGTGAATCATGTCATAAGTtctgggatatgttgaaaatgccTCACACCTGCAATCCAAAAGCATCATGCCATTGTCATACCCCATCCATATAGGCTTTAATAGGAATTCTTGTTGAGTCCAAGGGCCAAAACCATGTTATCATTTTGAACGGTATGCAATAATTTTCTAGGGCAACTTCAAGATATGTAAAGATTGAATTTAGGTTTATTACATTTACAGTGAAGAAAAACTGGTCAAGAAATTGTTAGGGACTGCTTAGATCAAACAgcaaaaaatcttcaatttgggtGCTGTTCATTAAGTTCACATTTTCAccttaattttaatgtaaaaaggACAAATGCTGGATTGAATCTCAGAAAAGAGTGACGATGTTGCTTGATTGTGAATCCAATTTTTAAACTGGAAATATGCACAAAAATATGTTGCTTACACTTACCAGTTGTGATAAGTACCAATCAGTCCACGCTCGTAGATGACACCAAGAGTGTTTTGTTTTGCATCTGATGGCACCACATTCATGACCCATGAGGAATCATCTGCCAAGGCAGCAGCAAAGCCTCCCAAATCAGCGTTCATGTCCATGATGTTTCTGTATCCTCCTTGGGCCAGACGGCCATTAAGCCTTTTGTAGTATGAAACTCTCTCATTCCACAGTTTGGTATCTTCATTGAACTTTTCAGCTGTAATTCCAGGGAGACTGCCACTGCTTATTCTAGGAGGGACAGCTGTTAGACGTTTTGGCCATTTTTCTAAGCCCCCCCCTGCAATGTCGTTTACATCACTGACCTCTGGAAGTGGTGTTATGCAAGTTTCCATCTTCTTATACCTTTTGTTCAGCAAAAATTAAAATTGTCAATTAAAGCACATGATTCTGAAACAGTGAAAACATATCAATCATAAATAAGCAACAAAGATGATCTGATAGATCACCACATATTCCCAAATTTTCACTAAAAGATGGCGATGTTCTGATACAAAGTTCTTACAATGTTTCATTCTGCAAAACTTTTATTGCCATGTGTTTGAGAAGAAAAAGCAGATGATTGCTAAAATAAAAATGGGTAAAACTTCATACCAAGCAGCATCAGGGTTGTCATCTTTACACATATGAGGAGTCTTGATAACGCGTCTGCTTTTAACACATTTAATATGATTTGTGCGCTTCTGCCATATGGCAAGGTCACCCTTTTGAACAATTTTCTTCCAACATAGACGTTTTGCAATATCTTCAATTGCATCTTGCTCTGCTTTCAAGTCCTCTGGAGTTCTTTCCCAACCCTTGTGATATTTTTGCCAATTTATTGGAGGACCAGATAAAATCCAATAGCCACCAGGCCTCAATACCCTGTCCACTTCCAATAAATAGATGCCATCTGGTGGGAAAAAGAATAGGTTCATCAGAGAGAGACAATATGTAACTGCACTTCTTTTGGAAATGGTTATCCAGTCTTAGAATGCACCAATGCATAAGTTACCCTCATACGCCATAACTTATGCATCGGCACATCCTAGGGACTGGACAGCCATTTCCGTATTGAAAACCAGTGAAAACCAAATCATGGAACCCAATATGCATGATGGAACCATGGAACATTGATATTTGCATGACTTCACCTAGATAGCTAGACAAACACTTTTCATCCATTGCTAAAGCTTTTCTGGAGAAATAGGCTGGATTTAGGCAATTACCGTAGTCTTTCCATGGAATAAGGCAACGGGAACAGTGAGCCATATCAAATGATCTTGATGGATATGGTATCCTCTCAGAAGCCATGACCCCAATCATAGCTGGAACACCACGTTCCAGAGCAAACTGCACTTGTGCTTCATGTGTATCCCTCGGTGCAAAGGACATTGTTAAAATGTTCCTCTTTAGCAGGTAGGCACCCCAACTAGCAACCTACAAATGATTATGAAAGAGAGTCACTTTCCAATTCTGGTAGTTgatgtatgtaatcaaatgaacaGGCAATTGCTATTTCATTTGATTTGTGCAGAATGCAAATATATACCTTATTATGTGTCTAGGAAGCAATTCAATGCAATCAATGAGAAATTTTAACTTGTAAGAACTCAAGTGGTTGTTGATCTACTTACTGGTCAGGTGCTTTGATCAATGAACTTTTATAAGTATTCaattaaaagaagaaaaagatataagGTTCCTAGGGCAAGTCAATCTTGTATCAAAACTATGAACTCACACACAGTAGCAGAAAAGAGAATTCAACCCCTAAAAGTGACTTGACAATGCCTATTGAAACAGGGTATAACTATACATTAGTCTTAAGTACCTCCCCAGGCAAATCCCCAGGGAATTAAATTCTAAGGCAAAATTACACATGCTCTCATGAAATGATGTTAATCGACCGAGAGATCTATCTTTTATCAGTAACGGCATTGCCACATAGCCAAATCTGGCAATTCAAGGCCCTAAGATGATACTTAAAGACTATCCCTCAAAAAAGTAGAAGGCTGCTTGCTACTATTTGGATTTCAAGCAGCATCTAAATCAGAAATAGAATCAATGGTTGAAGTCTTCTAGCTCATAAGACCAGCCGAAAATAAGAGCAGTGCAAACTTCAAAGGATCAATTAGTCTGGCTTCATTGCTAGAGACCGAAATTCAGATCACAAAATCCTAGAGTTTGATACAGAACACAATTTTTAACACAAATCTAGATTGTCTAAGCCTACTGAGCCAATATATTATTTGGTGAAATGCAATGCCTACAAAAATTAGCAGAAGATACAGCATAGAACGAAGACTCACTCCACATCCAGTGTCAATAGCAGTCCTGATAGACCCATCTGTCAAAGGAATCAACTTATTGATGTCATCAATATAAGCATCCGCACCACGAGCAAACATGGTTCCACCACCTGGAAACCGGAATTTGTCACCCTCAACCTGGATCCAGTTCTGTACAGCCTTCTCTATTGTAAGTTCTCTGTGAGGCACATTGGCAAACCAAGCGTAATCTCTGCTCCTGGGCCATGAAAAGGGATTCTTATACCCAGAAGGAGCAGGAACCAGGCACTTCAGGACCTCACTCTTGGCTGGGCAGTGCCGTTCTCTATATATAAGTCTATCCCTATCATACTTCTGAGATCTCAATGGATCTTGGCAGGGCGTGTACTCGCTATACTTCATGTCACACGGCTCAAATGTTTGAGTTTTCTCAGTATGACTCTCATTGTTCCCCGATGCATGGTGAGCTTCAAAGTCCAGAGAAAcagaagaagaagataatgatgaTGGTGACGATGACGAGACATGTGGAGAAGCAGAATTGCAGAGACTCAATTTGGCGTTGGCTAGGTCTGTTGATGGGATTGTTGTGTTCTGCCAGGCACCCAACAGGTAGAACACAAAACAGAGTACCGTGACTCCAGTGATCCAAGTTATTCTTTTCTTCTTGGATTCAGCCACAAGCTGAGGCTTTGGAGATCCATTGGAATCCTTCACCATAATGCCTTCCTGTAAAACATCAAAGCACCCAAATTGAATTCTTCAGCATGAGCAAACTAGTGGGAATCTTGAGATTTAATTATGATTTCATTATCTGCTTTAAGACTTTGATTCTTAGACACTCTTTTCGGTTTCAGCTGATTGAAAAACGATTGATGAacgaacaaacaaacaaacaaaaaaacaaaaatcccAGAATGCTAGTTTTGGATATTGTGAGCTGGTGTTGGGCCAGCTTGTAATGTGAGGCCATGGCACCCGTGAACATAGGAGTGACTCTAGTGTGTACCATCATACTTGAGTGTTCCAATTGGTTACATGCACTTAAAACATGGACCCCGATGCACTGAAAAACTCATTTAGGAATTATTAACAATAAAAGAAAGCAAAAGCAACCAAAAGAATAAATTACAACAAAAGAAAGCAAAAGCAATCAAATACAGAAACAGCTATCCAATATTTAGGATGTACTAACGTATAAATTATGGTGTATGAAGATAATTTATGCATTAATACATTCTATAGTAAAGCTTACAGGGCCATGGCTGAGGGCACTTATATTCTATAACCAGAGAAACATGCCTTCACCAATTTGCATGTTTTTTCTTCTCTATACAATGCTATCAGATATGAATGAGCTATAAATAACCAAAGAGCAGTCAACAACAAAGCCAGTGAGCTATAACTACTGTAATCTGCATAGAACTCAATGTACTAAAACTGAACTGGCATGCTGATTAAGAAACTATGATACAAAAAGAAGAAACGTGGGGCCTTCATTCTACACCATAACAGCTTCAAACCATTCGTTAAGATAGGAAAAATGTCAATATAAGCTGTAAGAAAAAAACAGAGCATAACAGATCCAGAGTCCAGACAGAAGCTCACCTCTGTCACAAAAAGCAAATAGGAACACCTCTGCTACGCTGCTACAGATTCAGGCTTCACCTCTGCATACTCTCGTCTTCTTCTCCACTACTTTTATAGTTTgttttttttttccctattttaaaATCTCGGTGTTGCTGAGATGAAAAACCGAATCAAACCCAACTGGCAATCTCGAAACCTGAAAATACCCAGTTGATCAAGAAGGTGGTTTCTTATAGGCTGATTTCGTGGAAAGAGGTCAGAACACTGAGAACTGCACAAATTGAATGAAGGGGAATAAATTAAGCCATTAAGCTGCGTGCAGAGAGGTGGATTACACGCATAAACACCAATACAAAGGTTTTAATAATAGCAGTTACAAAAATATCCAGTACAGGTATTACACGAAATGCTGAAATATTTACCGGGTTAGGCACATCtgaaaacaataataacaataaaaaaCATGAATACCCAGTGAATGTAACACATGGACAGTGATGGAGGTCCTTCCATCAGCACAGACCCACCAAAATCGGGTCTAATAAATAATATACCATTCAAAGAAATTTACACATTGATTCTTTTATCAAAATTCTTTCAACTGAAACTCTCTTCATCCACTTCAATGGCCTGTAAAAACATCGTCAGACTGTGTACAGAGCTGGATAAAAATTTACccacatgatttttttttaaatattttgaatccTGTAAACTGTCCGGGAGTTGTGGACAAATCTATGATTAACCCCTTTTTGTTGGTATGTGGACTGGATTTTTTTGCAGACCAAATAACTTTTTGTTTTTTACACAGAAACCAAATAAAATGGTTTTCAACTTACTTATTATGGATATTAAGTTTATTAAACAA
The nucleotide sequence above comes from Cryptomeria japonica chromosome 11, Sugi_1.0, whole genome shotgun sequence. Encoded proteins:
- the LOC131072103 gene encoding probable methyltransferase PMT18, translated to MVKDSNGSPKPQLVAESKKKRITWITGVTVLCFVFYLLGAWQNTTIPSTDLANAKLSLCNSASPHVSSSSPSSLSSSSVSLDFEAHHASGNNESHTEKTQTFEPCDMKYSEYTPCQDPLRSQKYDRDRLIYRERHCPAKSEVLKCLVPAPSGYKNPFSWPRSRDYAWFANVPHRELTIEKAVQNWIQVEGDKFRFPGGGTMFARGADAYIDDINKLIPLTDGSIRTAIDTGCGVASWGAYLLKRNILTMSFAPRDTHEAQVQFALERGVPAMIGVMASERIPYPSRSFDMAHCSRCLIPWKDYDGIYLLEVDRVLRPGGYWILSGPPINWQKYHKGWERTPEDLKAEQDAIEDIAKRLCWKKIVQKGDLAIWQKRTNHIKCVKSRRVIKTPHMCKDDNPDAAWYKKMETCITPLPEVSDVNDIAGGGLEKWPKRLTAVPPRISSGSLPGITAEKFNEDTKLWNERVSYYKRLNGRLAQGGYRNIMDMNADLGGFAAALADDSSWVMNVVPSDAKQNTLGVIYERGLIGTYHNWCEAFSTYPRTYDMIHSSGVFSMYQDRCDITDILLEMDRILRPEGTVIFRDAVDVLVKVKTLTDGMRWQSQIMDHETGPFNQEKILIAVKDYWTVKSEGSS